A single window of Flavobacterium sp. 140616W15 DNA harbors:
- a CDS encoding LLM class flavin-dependent oxidoreductase, protein MELGLSMFGDLHIDPITGIRQSGEQRLAELIEEIKLADEIKLDVLGIGEHHREEYAISSPEIVLAAAATVTKQIKLSSSVTVLGSSDPVKLYQNFALVDLISNGRSELMAGRGSFTESFPLFGYDLSDYNALFEEKLDLFLQINSKETINWNGQFRAPLQNQKIFPRAVNNKIPVWIAAGGTRESAIRAGRLGLPIVFAVIAGTPLLHFQPLYELYREVYEKSGHDMDQFQVGMFSHGLFGDDSKTVSDYYYPLYAAQMDRIGRTRGWSPFHRNQYDFGRSKEGAMFVGDAEETIDKILYAQELYGITRFFTHMDVGAPSHLHLMKSIEIFGTKIAPKIREVLHKK, encoded by the coding sequence ATGGAATTAGGTTTAAGTATGTTTGGCGATCTGCACATTGATCCGATAACAGGAATAAGACAATCTGGCGAACAACGTTTAGCAGAATTGATAGAAGAAATCAAGCTTGCTGATGAAATAAAACTAGATGTGTTAGGTATAGGAGAACATCATAGAGAGGAATATGCAATATCAAGTCCTGAGATTGTTTTAGCAGCAGCGGCAACAGTAACAAAGCAAATAAAATTAAGTAGTTCAGTTACAGTATTAGGATCATCAGATCCAGTTAAACTTTATCAAAATTTTGCATTAGTGGATTTGATTTCTAATGGCAGATCTGAATTAATGGCAGGAAGAGGCAGTTTTACAGAATCATTTCCTTTATTCGGGTATGACTTAAGCGATTATAATGCTCTGTTTGAAGAAAAATTAGATTTATTTCTTCAAATTAATAGCAAAGAAACAATTAATTGGAATGGTCAATTTCGTGCGCCTTTACAAAATCAAAAAATTTTCCCAAGAGCTGTAAACAATAAAATACCCGTATGGATTGCAGCTGGCGGAACACGTGAATCTGCTATTAGGGCTGGACGTTTGGGATTACCAATCGTTTTTGCTGTTATTGCAGGGACACCTTTGTTGCATTTTCAGCCTCTTTATGAATTGTATAGAGAAGTATATGAAAAATCTGGACATGATATGGATCAATTTCAGGTAGGAATGTTTTCTCATGGTTTATTTGGGGATGATTCTAAAACAGTTAGTGACTATTATTATCCATTATATGCCGCACAAATGGATAGAATTGGTAGAACGAGAGGATGGTCTCCTTTTCATCGCAATCAGTATGATTTTGGACGATCTAAAGAAGGAGCCATGTTTGTAGGCGATGCTGAAGAAACAATTGATAAAATTTTATATGCACAAGAGTTATACGGAATCACCCGCTTTTTTACGCATATGGATGTTGGTGCCCCCTCTCACTTGCATTTAATGAAATCAATTGAAATTTTCGGGACTAAAATTGCGCCAAAGATTAGAGAAGTATTGCATAAAAAATAA
- a CDS encoding alpha/beta hydrolase, with protein MKKIKKISLWNGDMPTTNGLSGQEIFTPNEIIEISNITEAELTIYHPENKINTGIATIICPGGGYAGLAINTGNDFAAWLASIGITGIVLKYRLPNGNKEVPLDDVQQAISYVRKNALELGIDKNKIGVTGFSAGGHLAGLASTLFSEEKETNRPDFSILLYPLITMGENSHKDSIENLLGSHPSESEIERYSCDKQVSINTPPALILVSDDDMVVPPINSIIYYESLKKQDINAALYVFPQGDHGWGLNGLNMFGKDFKYTEEVKTLIKKWINELFSFA; from the coding sequence ATGAAAAAGATAAAAAAAATAAGCCTTTGGAATGGTGATATGCCCACGACTAATGGATTGTCAGGTCAAGAGATTTTTACTCCAAATGAGATTATAGAAATCTCTAATATTACGGAAGCGGAGTTAACAATATATCATCCTGAAAACAAAATAAATACTGGAATTGCAACAATTATTTGCCCTGGAGGAGGCTATGCAGGATTGGCAATAAATACAGGTAATGATTTTGCAGCTTGGTTAGCTTCTATTGGTATAACTGGTATTGTATTAAAATATAGATTACCAAATGGAAATAAAGAAGTTCCTCTTGATGATGTGCAGCAAGCGATATCTTACGTACGCAAAAATGCTTTAGAATTAGGTATAGATAAAAATAAAATTGGAGTAACTGGATTTTCTGCAGGAGGTCATCTAGCTGGACTGGCTTCAACTTTATTTTCAGAAGAAAAAGAAACGAATCGCCCAGATTTTTCTATCTTGCTTTATCCGTTAATTACTATGGGGGAAAACTCTCATAAAGATTCAATTGAGAATCTTTTAGGAAGTCATCCTTCAGAATCTGAAATAGAAAGGTATTCTTGTGACAAGCAAGTATCTATTAATACTCCACCAGCATTGATTTTAGTTAGTGATGATGATATGGTTGTTCCGCCAATAAATAGCATTATTTATTACGAATCTCTAAAAAAGCAGGATATTAATGCCGCTTTATATGTATTTCCGCAAGGAGATCATGGTTGGGGACTTAATGGATTGAATATGTTTGGAAAAGATTTCAAATATACTGAGGAAGTCAAAACTTTAATAAAAAAATGGATAAATGAGTTATTTTCATTTGCGTAA
- a CDS encoding histidine-type phosphatase: protein MKKNRLSLLFILANLSIVLAQTTQQEMFETPEKTAGVYYAYPSKDIVAYTPAPKGYEAFYISHFGRHGSRYLISDNDYKEVLDLFENANKNAALTDLGKDVLKRLQQLWSEVEFRGGDLSVIGVQEQRGIAERMYNLYPKVFTKEAQVDASATTVVRVALSMDAFCERIKEFNPSLQISRNSGIKWQRYLNYHTPEAIAFRSAKDTWKEEYQKFEAKHIKPDRLVNSLFSDNDYIIKKVNPETVMKKLFAIAGGMQNVETKQNFYDLFEKQELFDLWQCTNYRLYVNDANAAINNGLMFENQKPTLKNILENANKIIASKGKGATLRFAHDGNIIPLAMLLHLEGTYNSISDTDKFYEAWSDFKVAPMAGNIQIVFFRKPKSDDILVKFLLHEKEILVPTVKTDIAPYYNWRDVESYYKSLLAS, encoded by the coding sequence TTCAAAAGATATTGTAGCATATACGCCAGCACCAAAAGGATATGAAGCTTTTTATATAAGTCATTTTGGGCGTCATGGTTCTCGCTATTTAATAAGTGATAATGATTACAAAGAAGTATTGGATCTGTTTGAGAATGCAAACAAAAATGCTGCACTTACTGATCTAGGGAAAGACGTTTTAAAACGTTTACAACAACTTTGGAGTGAGGTTGAATTTAGAGGCGGAGATCTTTCAGTTATAGGAGTACAAGAACAAAGGGGTATTGCAGAACGCATGTATAATCTTTATCCAAAGGTATTCACAAAAGAAGCGCAAGTAGACGCCAGTGCTACGACGGTAGTACGTGTTGCCCTAAGTATGGATGCTTTTTGTGAACGTATTAAAGAGTTTAATCCAAGCCTACAAATTTCTAGAAATTCAGGTATAAAATGGCAACGTTATCTAAACTACCATACACCAGAAGCAATAGCATTTAGATCTGCAAAAGACACATGGAAAGAAGAGTATCAAAAATTTGAAGCAAAACATATCAAACCAGACCGTTTAGTCAATTCTTTATTTTCTGACAATGATTATATTATCAAGAAAGTGAATCCTGAAACTGTTATGAAAAAATTATTTGCTATAGCAGGAGGGATGCAAAATGTAGAAACAAAACAAAACTTTTATGATTTGTTCGAAAAACAAGAACTTTTTGATTTATGGCAATGTACTAACTATCGCTTGTATGTAAATGATGCCAATGCAGCCATCAACAACGGACTCATGTTTGAAAATCAAAAACCAACTTTAAAAAATATTTTAGAAAATGCTAATAAAATAATAGCATCAAAAGGAAAAGGAGCAACGCTGCGTTTTGCACATGATGGTAATATAATTCCACTAGCAATGCTGTTACATTTAGAAGGAACCTATAACAGTATTTCTGATACAGATAAATTTTATGAAGCATGGAGCGATTTTAAGGTAGCACCTATGGCTGGTAATATTCAAATTGTATTTTTCCGAAAACCAAAATCAGATGATATACTTGTAAAATTTCTTCTTCATGAAAAAGAAATTCTTGTGCCAACTGTAAAAACAGATATAGCGCCTTATTATAACTGGAGAGATGTAGAAAGCTATTATAAAAGCTTACTCGCTAGTTAA